The following proteins come from a genomic window of Streptomyces sp. Sge12:
- a CDS encoding amino acid ABC transporter ATP-binding protein gives MAVEPLIELRDVNKHFGALHVLRDINLTVGRGEVVVVIGPSGSGKSTLCRAINRLETVESGTILIDGEPLPAEGKELARLRAEVGMVFQSFNLFAHRTVLANVTLAQVKVRGRRRGEADQRSMELLERVGLADQAPKFPAQLSGGQQQRVAIARALAMDPKALLFDEPTSALDPEMINEVLEVMQQLAREGMTMIVVTHEMGFARSAANRVVFMADGQIIEDRTPEQFFTAPESDRAKDFLSKILKH, from the coding sequence ATGGCCGTCGAACCGTTGATCGAGCTGCGGGACGTCAACAAGCACTTCGGGGCGCTGCACGTCCTGCGGGACATCAATCTGACCGTCGGCCGCGGGGAGGTGGTCGTGGTCATCGGCCCCTCCGGCTCCGGGAAGTCCACCCTGTGCCGGGCGATCAACCGGCTGGAGACCGTCGAGTCGGGCACCATCCTGATCGACGGGGAGCCGCTGCCCGCCGAGGGCAAGGAGCTGGCCCGGCTGCGGGCCGAGGTGGGGATGGTCTTCCAGTCCTTCAACCTCTTCGCGCACAGGACCGTCCTCGCCAACGTCACCCTCGCGCAGGTCAAGGTCCGGGGGCGCCGCAGGGGCGAGGCGGACCAGCGCTCCATGGAACTCCTGGAGCGCGTGGGCCTCGCCGACCAGGCCCCGAAGTTCCCGGCCCAGCTCTCCGGCGGCCAGCAGCAGCGCGTGGCCATCGCCCGCGCCCTCGCCATGGACCCCAAGGCCCTGCTCTTCGACGAGCCCACCTCCGCACTCGACCCGGAGATGATCAACGAGGTGCTGGAGGTCATGCAGCAGCTCGCCCGCGAGGGCATGACCATGATCGTGGTCACCCACGAGATGGGCTTCGCCCGCTCCGCCGCGAACCGCGTGGTCTTCATGGCCGACGGGCAGATCATCGAGGACCGCACCCCGGAGCAGTTCTTCACCGCCCCCGAGAGCGACCGCGCCAAGGACTTCCTCTCCAAGATCCTCAAGCACTGA
- a CDS encoding MBL fold metallo-hydrolase: MKLTKRLHSCVQLEKDGRTLVIDPGAFSEPDAGLGADALVVTHEHPDHFDEGRLRAALDADPAVRLWTLRSVAEKLAAAYPGRVHTVGHGDTFTAAGFEVQVHGELHAVIHPDIPRVTNVGYLVEGSLFHPGDALTVPGVPVETLMVPVHAPWNKVSEVIDYLREVKPRRALDIHDAYLSDLARPIYDNVLGALGGTDHGRLTAGDSAEL; the protein is encoded by the coding sequence ATGAAGCTCACCAAGCGGCTGCATTCCTGCGTCCAGTTGGAGAAGGACGGGCGCACGCTCGTCATCGACCCGGGCGCCTTCAGCGAACCGGACGCGGGCCTGGGGGCGGACGCCCTGGTGGTCACGCACGAACACCCCGACCACTTCGACGAGGGCCGGCTGAGGGCCGCCCTCGACGCCGATCCGGCCGTCCGGCTGTGGACCCTGCGCAGCGTCGCCGAGAAGCTCGCCGCCGCCTACCCGGGCCGGGTGCACACGGTAGGCCACGGCGACACCTTCACCGCGGCCGGGTTCGAGGTGCAGGTGCACGGGGAACTGCACGCGGTGATCCACCCGGACATCCCGCGCGTCACGAACGTCGGCTACCTCGTGGAGGGTTCCCTCTTCCACCCCGGGGACGCCCTGACCGTGCCCGGGGTACCCGTCGAGACGCTGATGGTCCCGGTCCACGCCCCCTGGAACAAGGTCTCCGAGGTGATCGACTACCTCCGCGAGGTCAAGCCGCGCCGGGCCCTCGACATCCACGACGCCTACCTCTCCGACCTCGCCCGGCCGATCTACGACAACGTCCTGGGCGCCCTCGGGGGCACCGACCACGGGCGACTCACCGCGGGGGACTCCGCCGAACTGTGA
- a CDS encoding CocE/NonD family hydrolase, whose amino-acid sequence MQRTTTAAVLATLLAAAALGLAPHQAQAAPPTPVAAADASSQVRFHDIPGSGGITLKGNVFTPAGAESGRKYPLIVLPTSWGLPQIEYIAQAKKLADSGYIVVSYTSRGFWLSGGNIEVAGPPDIADVSAVIDWALVNSPADADRIGLGGVSYAAGITLLASAHDPRVKAVVAMSGWADLIESIYSGRTQHLQAAAMLGAAGYLTGRPGPEFKTLLGNFLGSRLDQEQQMIEWGRKRSASEQVDRINANGAAIMLGNAWGDTIFPPNQYAKFYERLTGPKRLEFRPGDHATAEGTGLLGLPNDTWTNAHRWFDRYLKGERNGIDTEAPVQIKSRSDDGYEGYADWKSVGSGGTEKLALSDSEHLFANVDSGANGGILLLSSALDQFAKAPPIASIPLLPRAFAGVWQSERYDRARRVRGTVKLHTTLTPTKADGTFVAYLYDVGPLGIGKLVSNAPYTFHGKAPGKAFGVDLELFSTAYDVPAGHRLALVVDTVDPLYIEHNPAGAQLTFSSPRTDPSYVSVPLREQ is encoded by the coding sequence ATGCAACGCACCACCACCGCCGCGGTGCTGGCGACCCTCTTGGCGGCAGCCGCCCTGGGCCTGGCCCCCCACCAGGCCCAGGCGGCTCCCCCCACCCCCGTGGCCGCCGCCGACGCCTCGTCGCAGGTGCGCTTCCACGACATCCCCGGCTCCGGCGGCATCACCCTCAAGGGCAACGTCTTCACCCCGGCCGGAGCCGAGAGCGGCCGGAAGTACCCGCTGATCGTGCTGCCCACCAGCTGGGGCCTGCCGCAGATCGAATACATCGCCCAGGCCAAGAAGCTCGCCGACTCGGGCTACATCGTGGTCAGTTACACCTCGCGCGGCTTCTGGCTCTCCGGCGGCAACATCGAGGTCGCCGGCCCGCCGGACATCGCCGACGTCAGCGCCGTCATCGACTGGGCCCTCGTCAACTCCCCCGCCGACGCGGACCGCATCGGCCTCGGCGGGGTCTCGTACGCCGCCGGCATCACCCTGCTGGCCTCCGCCCACGACCCGCGCGTCAAGGCCGTCGTCGCGATGAGCGGCTGGGCGGACCTCATCGAGTCCATCTACTCCGGCCGGACCCAGCACCTCCAGGCCGCCGCGATGCTCGGCGCCGCCGGATACCTCACCGGCCGCCCCGGACCCGAATTCAAGACGCTCCTCGGCAACTTCCTCGGCTCCCGGCTGGACCAGGAACAGCAGATGATCGAGTGGGGCAGGAAGCGATCGGCGTCCGAGCAGGTGGACCGGATCAACGCCAACGGCGCCGCGATCATGCTCGGCAACGCCTGGGGCGACACCATCTTCCCGCCCAACCAGTACGCGAAGTTCTACGAGCGGCTGACCGGCCCCAAGCGGCTGGAGTTCCGGCCCGGGGACCACGCCACCGCCGAGGGCACCGGCCTGCTGGGGCTGCCCAACGACACCTGGACCAACGCGCACCGCTGGTTCGACCGCTACCTCAAGGGCGAGCGCAACGGCATCGACACCGAGGCCCCGGTGCAGATCAAGTCCCGTAGCGACGACGGGTACGAGGGCTACGCCGACTGGAAGTCGGTCGGCTCCGGGGGCACCGAGAAGCTCGCACTCTCCGACAGCGAGCACCTGTTCGCGAACGTCGACTCCGGCGCCAACGGCGGCATCCTCCTCCTCTCCAGCGCCCTCGACCAGTTCGCCAAGGCCCCGCCGATCGCCTCCATTCCGCTCCTGCCCCGGGCCTTCGCCGGCGTCTGGCAGTCGGAGCGCTACGACCGGGCCCGCCGGGTGCGCGGCACCGTGAAACTGCACACCACCCTCACGCCCACCAAGGCCGACGGCACCTTCGTCGCGTACCTCTACGACGTCGGCCCGCTCGGCATCGGCAAGCTCGTCAGCAACGCCCCGTACACCTTCCACGGGAAGGCTCCCGGCAAGGCCTTCGGAGTGGACCTGGAGCTGTTCTCCACCGCCTACGACGTTCCCGCGGGCCACCGGCTCGCCCTGGTCGTCGACACCGTCGACCCGCTCTACATCGAGCACAACCCCGCCGGTGCGCAGCTGACCTTCTCCTCGCCGCGCACCGATCCCAGCTATGTGTCGGTGCCGCTGCGCGAGCAGTGA
- a CDS encoding DUF6278 family protein, whose product MNIPFLDNWLNRREKEQGAGLAAALADDPEGVAELFSECEMLRVQARAAGLELDETQTSLEALDQLMPRWRRDPEAVPWLGNDAGFYLGTVIIRTIPGAVWRVWPNGQPVIRLASGRELNVIESGVSWAMTGSPELSQAYAEASEG is encoded by the coding sequence ATGAACATCCCTTTCCTGGACAACTGGCTGAACCGACGTGAAAAGGAACAGGGTGCGGGACTCGCCGCCGCCCTCGCGGACGACCCCGAGGGCGTCGCCGAGTTGTTCTCGGAGTGCGAGATGCTGCGCGTCCAGGCACGGGCGGCCGGCCTCGAACTCGACGAGACCCAGACCTCGTTGGAGGCGCTGGACCAGCTGATGCCCCGCTGGCGCCGGGACCCCGAGGCGGTGCCCTGGCTCGGCAACGACGCCGGGTTCTACCTCGGGACCGTGATCATCAGGACCATCCCCGGGGCGGTCTGGCGGGTGTGGCCCAACGGCCAGCCGGTGATCCGGCTGGCCTCCGGCCGGGAACTGAACGTGATCGAGTCGGGGGTGTCCTGGGCGATGACCGGATCCCCCGAACTGAGCCAGGCCTACGCGGAGGCCTCCGAGGGCTGA
- a CDS encoding L,D-transpeptidase: protein MAGTALLAASLTACSGGSDGGGDDKGKGEEKPKAPMAVAVNLTGDQVKAGQPVTVTVTEGKLAQVKVTDAKGAELPGKISDDGKTWTSERNAPPAAEYKVEAQNTESQSATAQFKTGPADKVNKVSINISKGSSVGVAMPVSLVFDNPVTNKAEVEKQLKVTTSDNTEGSWGWIKDHDGKDRVDWRPKEYWKSGTDVKVEMHLNGVDSGKGGGLFARDYNTDFKIGKDRRIQVSLDTKKMSVTQDGQALRTIPISAGTPGGKKASWSGKMVIMTKEGTIRMDSQTVGLDNAYDKMVDYSMRLTWSGMYAHAAPWNEGAFGRVNSSSGCVGMSDADAKEFFGQSQVGDLFEVVGGGSKGQAEIGNGYGEWNLSWDQWKAKSALSTAPQNG, encoded by the coding sequence ATGGCGGGCACCGCACTTCTGGCCGCCTCGCTCACCGCCTGTTCGGGCGGGAGCGACGGTGGCGGTGACGACAAGGGCAAGGGCGAGGAGAAGCCGAAGGCGCCGATGGCGGTCGCGGTCAACCTCACGGGCGATCAGGTCAAGGCGGGGCAGCCGGTGACCGTGACCGTCACCGAGGGCAAGCTGGCCCAGGTGAAGGTGACCGACGCCAAGGGCGCGGAACTGCCGGGGAAGATATCCGACGACGGAAAGACCTGGACCTCGGAGCGCAACGCCCCGCCCGCCGCGGAGTACAAGGTCGAGGCGCAGAACACCGAGAGCCAGAGCGCCACCGCGCAGTTCAAGACCGGCCCCGCCGACAAGGTGAACAAGGTCTCGATCAACATCTCCAAGGGCAGCTCGGTGGGCGTGGCGATGCCCGTGTCCCTCGTCTTCGACAACCCGGTGACGAACAAGGCCGAGGTCGAGAAGCAGCTCAAGGTCACCACCTCGGACAACACCGAGGGCTCCTGGGGCTGGATCAAGGATCACGACGGCAAGGACCGCGTCGACTGGCGGCCGAAGGAGTACTGGAAGTCCGGCACGGACGTGAAGGTCGAGATGCACCTGAACGGCGTGGACTCCGGCAAGGGCGGCGGGCTGTTCGCCCGGGACTACAACACCGACTTCAAGATCGGCAAGGACCGCCGGATCCAGGTCAGCCTCGACACCAAGAAGATGTCGGTGACCCAGGACGGCCAGGCGCTCAGGACGATCCCGATCTCGGCGGGCACTCCCGGCGGCAAGAAGGCATCCTGGTCCGGGAAGATGGTGATCATGACGAAGGAGGGCACCATCCGGATGGACTCCCAGACGGTGGGCCTGGACAACGCCTACGACAAGATGGTCGATTACTCGATGCGGCTGACCTGGTCCGGCATGTACGCGCACGCCGCCCCGTGGAACGAGGGCGCCTTCGGCCGCGTCAACAGCAGCTCCGGCTGCGTGGGGATGAGCGACGCCGACGCCAAGGAGTTCTTCGGGCAGTCCCAGGTGGGCGACCTCTTCGAGGTGGTCGGCGGGGGCTCGAAGGGTCAGGCGGAGATCGGCAACGGCTACGGCGAGTGGAACCTGTCGTGGGACCAGTGGAAGGCCAAGAGCGCCCTGTCCACCGCTCCGCAGAACGGCTGA
- a CDS encoding ABC transporter permease, whose amino-acid sequence MSTARPADGLDERLAPTSVLRKLLGRPELGSVVGAAAVFIFFSIVAPSFLQASSLSTILYSASTIGIMAAPVALLMIGGEFDLSAGVMVTTSALVSSMFSYQMTANVWVGVGVSLLVTLAIGFFNGFMLTRTKLPSFIITLGTFLMLTGLNLGFTKLITGTVSTKTIADMEGFASARALFASQWNIGSVTLKVTILWWFAIVAVATWILLRTRAGNWIFAVGGGADAARATGVPVVKTRIGLYMGVALCAWISGQHILFSFDVVQSGEGVGNEFLYIIAAVIGGCLMTGGYGSAIGSAVGAFIFGMTSNGIVYAQWNPDWFKFFLGAMLLLATLLNAWVRKRAEATK is encoded by the coding sequence ATGAGCACGGCCAGGCCCGCGGACGGGCTCGACGAACGGCTCGCCCCCACCTCCGTCCTGCGCAAGCTGCTCGGCCGGCCCGAGCTGGGCTCGGTGGTCGGCGCCGCCGCCGTCTTCATCTTCTTCTCGATCGTGGCCCCCAGCTTCCTGCAGGCTTCCAGCCTCAGCACGATCCTCTACTCGGCCTCCACCATCGGGATCATGGCCGCCCCGGTGGCCCTGCTGATGATCGGCGGCGAGTTCGACCTCTCCGCCGGTGTCATGGTCACGACCTCGGCGCTGGTCAGCTCGATGTTCAGCTACCAGATGACCGCCAACGTCTGGGTCGGCGTCGGCGTGTCCCTGCTGGTCACCCTGGCCATCGGCTTCTTCAACGGGTTCATGCTGACCCGCACGAAGCTGCCCAGCTTCATCATCACGCTCGGCACCTTCCTGATGCTGACCGGCCTGAACCTCGGCTTCACCAAGCTGATCACCGGCACGGTCTCCACCAAGACCATCGCCGACATGGAGGGCTTCGCCTCCGCCCGGGCCCTGTTCGCCTCGCAGTGGAACATCGGCTCGGTCACCCTCAAGGTCACCATCCTGTGGTGGTTCGCCATCGTCGCCGTCGCCACCTGGATCCTGCTGCGCACCCGCGCCGGCAACTGGATCTTCGCCGTGGGCGGCGGGGCGGATGCTGCCCGCGCCACCGGCGTACCCGTCGTGAAGACCCGTATCGGGCTCTACATGGGCGTCGCCCTGTGCGCCTGGATCTCCGGACAGCACATCCTCTTCTCGTTCGACGTGGTCCAGTCGGGCGAGGGCGTGGGCAACGAGTTCCTCTACATCATCGCGGCCGTCATCGGCGGCTGCCTGATGACCGGCGGCTACGGCTCCGCCATCGGCTCGGCGGTCGGCGCCTTCATCTTCGGCATGACCAGCAACGGCATCGTGTACGCCCAGTGGAACCCGGACTGGTTCAAGTTCTTCCTCGGCGCGATGCTCCTGCTGGCCACGCTGCTCAACGCATGGGTCCGCAAGCGGGCGGAGGCGACCAAGTGA
- a CDS encoding ATP-binding cassette domain-containing protein translates to MGPQAGGGDQVTATDKSTTATGPGAAPALVKLTDVSKFYGNIRALQGVSLEVSAGEITCVLGDNGAGKSTLIKIIAGLHRHDAGSFEIEGEETVLANPRAALDHGIATVYQDLAVVPLMPVWRNFFLGSEPTRGRGPFRRLDVDLMRETTRAELLRMGIDLRDVDQPIGTLSGGERQCVAIARAVYFGAKVLVLDEPTAALGVKQSGVVLKYVAAARDAGLGVVLITHNPHHAYLVGDRFVLLKRGTMAGSHTRDSITLDELTRQMAGGSELDELSHELERVAESGAGTPPATAAADGAAGPSDPAATSDPATRPTAPKRDDTTR, encoded by the coding sequence ATGGGTCCGCAAGCGGGCGGAGGCGACCAAGTGACCGCGACCGACAAGAGCACGACCGCCACCGGGCCCGGGGCTGCCCCCGCCCTGGTGAAGCTGACCGACGTCAGCAAGTTCTACGGGAACATCCGCGCCCTCCAGGGGGTCTCCCTGGAGGTCTCGGCGGGCGAGATCACCTGTGTCCTCGGCGACAACGGCGCCGGCAAGTCCACCCTCATCAAGATCATCGCGGGGCTGCACCGGCACGACGCCGGCAGCTTCGAGATCGAGGGGGAGGAGACCGTCCTCGCCAACCCGCGCGCGGCCCTCGACCACGGCATCGCCACCGTCTACCAGGACCTCGCCGTCGTCCCGCTCATGCCCGTCTGGCGGAACTTCTTCCTCGGCTCCGAGCCCACCCGCGGCCGCGGCCCCTTCCGCCGCCTGGACGTGGACCTCATGCGCGAGACCACCCGCGCCGAGCTGCTGCGCATGGGCATCGACCTGCGCGACGTGGACCAGCCCATCGGCACCCTGTCCGGCGGTGAGCGCCAGTGCGTGGCCATCGCCCGCGCCGTGTACTTCGGGGCGAAGGTCCTCGTACTCGACGAGCCCACCGCGGCCCTCGGCGTCAAGCAGTCCGGAGTGGTCCTCAAGTACGTCGCCGCCGCCCGGGACGCCGGCCTCGGCGTGGTGCTGATCACGCACAACCCGCACCACGCGTACCTGGTGGGGGACCGTTTCGTCCTCCTCAAGCGCGGCACCATGGCGGGCAGCCACACCCGCGACTCGATCACGCTCGACGAGCTCACCCGGCAGATGGCGGGCGGCTCCGAGCTCGACGAGCTGAGCCACGAACTGGAGCGAGTGGCAGAATCAGGGGCAGGCACCCCACCGGCCACGGCCGCCGCGGACGGCGCAGCCGGTCCGAGCGACCCGGCCGCCACCTCCGACCCGGCCACCCGACCCACCGCACCCAAGAGGGACGACACGACTCGATGA
- a CDS encoding lipid II:glycine glycyltransferase FemX: protein MCALLVNPAQQDHDQDRELRVRTLSVAEYQAFLSRHGGASFLQYPSWARVKDLWRSERVGWHYPDGEIQGAGLVLYRQFPGTRKYFAYLPEGPVADWSDPHIDRWLTPLMRHLRTSGAFAARIGPTPAYRRWDAATAKSGAGPGRQISDVLATEVDPVGAALADRLRTRGWRRCGGEDDGDAQPRHVFRVPLAGRSLDDVWAGLNQEWRRNVRKAEKAGVETVVGTFADLPEFYRLLRITEERDGFRLGRSLAYYEQQYQVLNEEAPGRMRLYLGIHQGEILAAHTMITAGRRVWYQTGASADHRREVRPSNALQWRMMSDAHALGAEEYDMRGVPSTLDPSARSYGLLRWKLGTGGQVVETLGEWEIPMDGVANAALYKAFQAYLARR, encoded by the coding sequence GTGTGTGCACTGCTCGTGAACCCCGCCCAGCAGGACCATGACCAGGACCGGGAGCTCCGAGTGCGCACCCTGTCGGTCGCCGAATACCAGGCGTTCCTTTCCCGGCACGGCGGGGCGAGCTTTCTCCAGTACCCGTCCTGGGCCCGGGTAAAGGACCTGTGGCGCTCGGAAAGGGTCGGATGGCACTATCCGGACGGCGAGATTCAGGGTGCCGGACTCGTGCTCTACCGGCAATTTCCCGGAACCCGCAAATACTTCGCCTACCTTCCCGAGGGCCCCGTCGCCGACTGGTCCGATCCGCACATCGACCGCTGGCTCACCCCGCTCATGCGCCACCTGCGCACCTCCGGCGCCTTCGCCGCCCGCATCGGCCCCACCCCCGCCTACCGCCGCTGGGACGCGGCCACCGCCAAGTCCGGCGCCGGGCCCGGCCGGCAGATATCCGACGTCCTCGCCACCGAGGTCGACCCGGTGGGCGCCGCCCTCGCCGACCGGCTGCGCACCCGCGGCTGGAGGCGGTGCGGCGGCGAGGACGACGGCGACGCCCAGCCCCGCCACGTCTTCCGCGTACCGCTGGCCGGCCGCTCCCTCGACGACGTGTGGGCGGGCCTCAACCAGGAATGGCGGCGCAATGTGCGCAAGGCCGAGAAGGCCGGTGTGGAGACGGTCGTCGGTACCTTCGCGGACCTGCCCGAGTTCTACCGCCTGCTGCGCATCACCGAGGAGCGCGACGGCTTCCGCCTCGGCCGCTCGCTCGCGTACTACGAGCAGCAGTACCAGGTACTGAACGAGGAGGCGCCGGGCCGCATGCGGCTCTACCTCGGCATCCACCAGGGGGAGATCCTCGCGGCCCACACGATGATCACCGCCGGCAGGCGCGTCTGGTATCAGACCGGCGCCTCCGCCGACCACCGCCGCGAAGTACGCCCCAGCAACGCCCTGCAGTGGCGCATGATGTCCGACGCCCACGCCCTCGGCGCCGAGGAGTACGACATGCGCGGGGTACCCTCCACCCTTGACCCCTCGGCGCGTTCCTACGGTCTGCTGCGCTGGAAGCTCGGCACCGGCGGACAGGTCGTCGAGACGCTCGGAGAGTGGGAGATACCGATGGACGGAGTCGCCAACGCGGCGCTCTACAAGGCGTTCCAGGCCTACCTGGCCCGCCGGTGA
- a CDS encoding ROK family glucokinase — MSTYRDLTLTHRGSARSTVLRTIGSRERRSHLTAPRVPTVGIDIGGTKVMAGVVDADGIILEKIRTETPDKSKSPKVVEDTIVELVLDLSDRHDVHAVGIGAAGWVDADRSRVLFAPHLAWRDEPLRDALQSRLAVPVMVDNDANTAAWAEWRFGAGRGEDHLVMITLGTGIGGAILEGGQVKRGRFGVAGEFGHMQVVPGGHRCPCGNRGCWEQYSSGNALVREARELAAADSPVAYNIIARVGGNVSEITGPLITELAREGDAMCVELLQDIGQWLGVGIANLAAALDPSCFVIGGGVSAADDLLIGPARDAFRRHLTGRGYRPEARIAKAQLGPEAGMVGAADLARLVARRFRRATRRRVERYERYERYAQQLGRRDPAGPEDQDKQ, encoded by the coding sequence ATGAGCACGTACCGGGACCTCACGCTCACCCACCGGGGGTCGGCGCGGAGCACCGTCCTGCGGACCATCGGGAGCCGGGAGCGCCGCTCGCACCTGACGGCCCCGAGGGTCCCGACGGTCGGCATCGACATCGGCGGCACCAAGGTCATGGCCGGGGTCGTCGACGCCGACGGGATCATCCTGGAGAAGATCCGCACCGAGACCCCGGACAAGTCCAAGAGCCCCAAGGTCGTCGAGGACACCATCGTCGAGCTGGTGCTGGACCTCTCCGACCGGCACGACGTGCACGCGGTCGGCATCGGCGCCGCCGGCTGGGTCGACGCCGACCGCTCCCGCGTGCTGTTCGCACCCCACCTGGCCTGGCGCGACGAGCCCCTGCGCGACGCGCTCCAGTCCCGCCTCGCGGTCCCGGTCATGGTCGACAACGACGCGAACACCGCCGCTTGGGCGGAATGGCGCTTCGGCGCCGGCCGCGGCGAGGACCACCTCGTCATGATCACGCTCGGTACCGGTATCGGCGGGGCCATCCTCGAAGGCGGCCAGGTCAAGCGCGGCCGCTTCGGGGTCGCGGGCGAGTTCGGCCATATGCAGGTCGTCCCCGGCGGCCACCGCTGCCCCTGCGGCAACCGCGGCTGCTGGGAGCAGTACAGCTCCGGGAACGCCCTGGTCCGCGAGGCCCGCGAGCTGGCCGCCGCCGACTCCCCGGTCGCGTACAACATCATCGCCAGGGTCGGCGGCAACGTCTCCGAGATCACCGGGCCGCTCATCACCGAGCTGGCCCGCGAGGGCGACGCCATGTGCGTCGAGCTCCTCCAGGACATCGGCCAGTGGCTGGGCGTGGGCATCGCCAACCTCGCCGCCGCCCTCGACCCGTCCTGCTTCGTCATCGGCGGCGGCGTCAGCGCCGCCGACGACCTGCTGATCGGCCCCGCCCGGGACGCCTTCCGCCGCCACCTCACCGGCCGCGGCTACCGCCCCGAGGCCCGTATCGCCAAGGCCCAGCTCGGGCCGGAGGCGGGCATGGTCGGCGCCGCCGACCTCGCCCGGCTCGTCGCCCGCCGCTTCCGCCGAGCCACCCGCCGACGGGTCGAGCGCTACGAGCGGTACGAGCGCTACGCGCAGCAGCTGGGCCGGCGCGACCCCGCCGGCCCCGAGGACCAGGACAAACAGTGA
- a CDS encoding exodeoxyribonuclease III — MRIATYNVNSITARLPRLLAWLESSGTDVLCIQETKCSAEQFPHDALRELGYESAVNATGRWNGVALLSKVGLEDVVLGLPGGPDYEGVQEPRAISATCGGVRVWSVYVPNGREVEHDHYGYKLDWFRALATAIAADAAAERPFAVLGDFNVAPTDEDVYDPAVFAGLTHVTPAERAALEALRAAGLSDVFPRALKYDRPYTFWDYRMLAFPKNKGMRIDLVYGNAAFAKAVTDSYVDREERKGKGASDHAPVVVDLDLG, encoded by the coding sequence ATGCGTATCGCCACCTACAACGTCAACTCCATCACCGCCCGGCTGCCGCGCCTGCTGGCCTGGCTGGAGAGCTCCGGCACGGACGTCCTGTGCATCCAGGAGACCAAGTGCTCGGCGGAGCAGTTCCCGCACGACGCACTGCGTGAGCTGGGCTACGAATCGGCGGTCAATGCCACCGGCCGCTGGAACGGCGTGGCCCTGCTCTCCAAGGTCGGCCTGGAGGACGTGGTCCTCGGACTGCCCGGCGGCCCCGACTACGAGGGCGTCCAGGAGCCCCGCGCGATCTCCGCGACCTGCGGCGGCGTGCGGGTCTGGTCGGTGTACGTGCCCAACGGGCGCGAGGTCGAGCACGACCACTACGGCTACAAGCTGGACTGGTTCCGCGCCCTGGCCACGGCGATCGCCGCGGACGCGGCCGCCGAGCGCCCCTTCGCGGTGCTCGGCGACTTCAACGTGGCACCGACCGACGAGGACGTCTACGACCCGGCCGTCTTCGCGGGCCTCACCCACGTCACCCCTGCCGAGCGGGCCGCCCTGGAGGCGCTGCGGGCCGCCGGCCTGTCGGACGTGTTCCCGCGCGCGCTGAAGTACGACCGTCCGTACACCTTCTGGGACTACCGGATGCTCGCCTTCCCCAAGAACAAGGGCATGCGCATCGACCTGGTCTACGGGAACGCGGCCTTCGCCAAGGCCGTCACCGACTCCTACGTCGACCGCGAGGAGCGCAAGGGCAAGGGTGCCTCCGACCACGCTCCCGTCGTCGTGGACCTCGATCTCGGGTAG